In the genome of Arabidopsis thaliana chromosome 4, partial sequence, the window atgccAACTTAAGGAAATACTCAAGATCTTTAGATCCATTTCACTTACCTTAATCTAATGTTTGGGCTCAGAAGTTTCCCTTGCTTTGCTCATAGCTTCAGCTTGAATCCCTTGGACAGAAAACCATCCCTGAGAATGTAACACAAGATGTTTAAGCATGTTGATACGGTTAAACCCTTTCTACAATTCTTCATGGAAACAAACTGCGTAAGAAAACACTAACTAGAGAAGGGCATACCACCTTTTAGTACTCTTTGGCATCATCTTCTGATCTTTACTGCGCTGAGCTTGAGTAGGATCTCCTTTACATCCCAAAACAAGGCTACTCACGAGGATGTCTGCGGTAAATGAACTATCACACTCTATTCCGGCAGTTGTAAGACTCTGACTTTCCAAATCAAACCACATGAGATTCGCCGCATTGTTAATCTCCAGCAAAATCTTGCTCCTGTCCTTGGAACAGATCAGAGGTCTAATGAACTCAACCGATTCAACACTCTCTGGTTTCGGCACCCTATACAGCTTAGTCCAAGATTTATAATCCTCATACTCTTTCAAAACCCAAACATCAACATGGCTATACTCGTCGTAACACATCAAACAAACGCAGCCATCTAACACACCAATATCCATGTTATCTTCAATGTAAAGCTCCTGTGGGAAACTGAGGACTCCAATGTCATCAGAGGCAAGATCATATTTGATTATCGCGTTAAAGGCAATGACTCCCTGCCTTCGAGGCAAAATCCAGTGAAGATGGTTGTTAACAACCACACCATAGCCACGACGAGGCAAGAGATGGTAATAGTACGAAATCCAAAGAATCTGAAACTCGAACATAAGACACACTCTCTTCCACGAATTCTTCTTCAAGCTGAAAACTTTGACTTCAACAGGGCAAGGAAATTTCTTTTTACCTTCTTTAAGCTTACACTGAACAATCCTCACAACTTTAAAGTCATCGCCCACAGAATCATAACCCAAACCGTAAAACACATACTCACGAGTGATGTCACGTTCTGGGAAATCAATTGGCTCAATTGGTAAACGGTGAATCTTCCTAGTCGAAGGATTAAAGATCGCTAGATCAACAGGAGAGTTACATAACCCTATGACACCGTTAAATGAACCAAAAACCTCTGTAAAACCTCCGGCTTGTAAAGGATGAGGGATGTCGGAGACGTTCTCAGGCGAGTCTAGCTCCACCGTGCGTAGAAGACGAGGTCCTCGGAGTAAGATCATGAGATGTTCTCCCGTTTCGAGTCTGCGACGGAGATGAGATGAGACGAACTCGGGACTGTCGATCAAAGAGAAGCAAGGCTTTGAGAGGACGCGACACTTTACGAGCGTAGTTGCTCTGAGACGGAGAAACATTTCGTTGATGAGATCCGTCGGACATTCCGCCATTTCTGTTCTCCGGAAGAAAATTGACGTTAGAgaggaattagggtttcagaggATTTGAGAGATGAATTTTCGAGTCCAGCTCTCGAGTGTTGAGACATGAGAAGTCTTTAGCTGTAAATGTTTCCGGGTTTTTGTTGGTTCGGGTTGATAAAATTGATCCGAACCGAAATTAATTCGGTTTATTTCTATCGAATTCTGATTCTTCGGTTTAAGTTCGGTTCTTTTGGTCCAATTTGGTTGTGTCTCGATTTGATATTGGATTGAGGTAAGAGACCGTTAAAAGAGACTTATCAATGGCGGGAGATCTGGTGCTTGACACGGCGATCTGAGACTGGGTTTTGATCCCTCTCTCCGTCGTGTGGTTCTTATAGGAATTCTCCGAGACTTCGTTTCTAAGCTCATGCGATCTTCTCCGACTACTTTTTATCTTTCACCTCTCACATCTTATTTCTTTGTCTACATCAACTTCACAAACATCTTCCCTCGAATCACAccattattattaataatttcgTTAAACTTACAAACTAGAACtaaaaatttttataaattgttgCTTGGGTTCCTTATTTTCTCTTagggtttaatttttttctaattaaaaataatcaaaatcttataGGATTTGaatgtatttttattcataaaagatgaaaaaacaatCCAAACATTTTATCAAGTATTTCAAAATGTACGTAAAACATTGAACTTTAAAATCAAACCCACATAT includes:
- a CDS encoding F-box associated ubiquitination effector family protein, giving the protein MAECPTDLINEMFLRLRATTLVKCRVLSKPCFSLIDSPEFVSSHLRRRLETGEHLMILLRGPRLLRTVELDSPENVSDIPHPLQAGGFTEVFGSFNGVIGLCNSPVDLAIFNPSTRKIHRLPIEPIDFPERDITREYVFYGLGYDSVGDDFKVVRIVQCKLKEGKKKFPCPVEVKVFSLKKNSWKRVCLMFEFQILWISYYYHLLPRRGYGVVVNNHLHWILPRRQGVIAFNAIIKYDLASDDIGVLSFPQELYIEDNMDIGVLDGCVCLMCYDEYSHVDVWVLKEYEDYKSWTKLYRVPKPESVESVEFIRPLICSKDRSKILLEINNAANLMWFDLESQSLTTAGIECDSSFTADILVSSLVLGCKGDPTQAQRSKDQKMMPKSTKRDGFLSKGFKLKL
- a CDS encoding F-box associated ubiquitination effector family protein (F-box associated ubiquitination effector family protein; CONTAINS InterPro DOMAIN/s: F-box associated interaction domain (InterPro:IPR017451); BEST Arabidopsis thaliana protein match is: F-box and associated interaction domains-containing protein (TAIR:AT4G12560.2); Has 30201 Blast hits to 17322 proteins in 780 species: Archae - 12; Bacteria - 1396; Metazoa - 17338; Fungi - 3422; Plants - 5037; Viruses - 0; Other Eukaryotes - 2996 (source: NCBI BLink).), with protein sequence MAECPTDLINEMFLRLRATTLVKCRVLSKPCFSLIDSPEFVSSHLRRRLETGEHLMILLRGPRLLRTVELDSPENVSDIPHPLQAGGFTEVFGSFNGVIGLCNSPVDLAIFNPSTRKIHRLPIEPIDFPERDITREYVFYGLGYDSVGDDFKVVRIVQCKLKEGKKKFPCPVEVKVFSLKKNSWKRVCLMFEFQILWISYYYHLLPRRGYGVVVNNHLHWILPRRQGVIAFNAIIKYDLASDDIGVLSFPQELYIEDNMDIGVLDGCVCLMCYDEYSHVDVWVLKEYEDYKSWTKLYRVPKPESVESVEFIRPLICSKDRSKILLEINNAANLMWFDLESQSLTTAGIECDSSFTADILVSSLVLGCKGDPTQAQRSKDQKMMPKSTKRWDGFLSKGFKLKL